A DNA window from Vigna angularis cultivar LongXiaoDou No.4 chromosome 1, ASM1680809v1, whole genome shotgun sequence contains the following coding sequences:
- the LOC108333949 gene encoding AAA-ATPase At3g50940: MAMASPSSIFSAYASMTASIMLLRSITNDLIPQPIRGYLINTFRYFFKPRSDSLTLIIQEYSGGIARNHLYDAAEVYLSTKITPQNERLSVSKTPKEKKLSIRLEKGEELVDLFHGVKLNWNLICSEFETGNGSYDHSRNSSTRTENKYFELTFEKKHKEMVVETYLPFVLEKEKEMKDEERVLKMHTLNTFYSHGGFMWDSINLDHPSTFETVAMEAEMKNHIMEDLNRFLRRREFYRKAGRAWKRGYLLYGPPGTGKSSLIAAMANYLKFDIYDLQLDNLVTDSDLRKLLLATANRSILVIEDIDCSVDLPGRRHGEGRKQPNVQLSLCGLLNFIDGLWSSCGDERIIILTTNHKERLDPALLRPGRMDMHIHMSYCSYHGFKVLASNYLDVSWDHHLFGEIEGLIEGTHITPAQVAEELMKSEDAEVALEGFLKVLKRKKMEGDVSENDGSDKTELNQSKRSKVGSTQKRSVCISKRKNSTGTKRGRRARTLQ; encoded by the exons ATGGCCATGGCTTCACCCTCTTCAATCTTCTCTGCTTACGCTTCCATGACAGCTTCCATCATGCTTCTGCGTTCAATAACCAACGACCTCATTCCTCAACCAATTCGTGGATACCTTATCAACACCTTCCGCTACTTCTTCAAGCCTCGCTCCGACAGTCTCACTCTCATTATCCAAGAGTACTCCGGCGGCATAGCGCGCAACCATCTCTACGATGCTGCGGAGGTTTACTTGTCCACAAAAATCACCCCCCAAAACGAGAGACTAAGCGTCAGCAAGACTCCAAAGGAGAAAAAGCTCTCCATAAGACTTGAAAAGGGTGAAGAGCTGGTTGATTTGTTTCATGGGGTTAAACTCAACTGGAATCTAATCTGCTCAGAGTTCGAGACGGGCAATGGTTCCTATGACCACTCCAGAAACAGCTCCACCAGAACAGAAAATAAGTACTTTGAGCTAACCTTTGAGAAGAAGCACAAGGAGATGGTGGTGGAAACTTACTTGCCTTTCGTTCttgagaaagaaaaggagatgaagGACGAGGAGAGGGTGTTGAAGATGCACACTCTCAACACTTTCTATAGTCATGGAGGGTTCATGTGGGATTCCATTAACTTGGACCACCCTTCAACGTTTGAGACCGTGGCTATGGAGGCAGAGATGAAGAACCACATAATGGAGGATTTGAATAGGTTTTTGAGGAGGAGGGAGTTTTATAGGAAGGCTGGGAGGGCGTGGAAACGAGGGTACCTGTTGTATGGCCCCCCGGGAACCGGCAAATCGAGCTTGATCGCAGCCATGGCGAATTACTTGAAGTTCGATATCTATGATCTCCAACTTGACAACTTAGTCACCGATTCTGACCTCAGAAAGTTGTTGCTGGCAACTGCAAATAGGTCTATTCTGGTGATTGAAGACATTGATTGTAGTGTTGATCTGCCGGGTCGAAGACATGGAGAAGGACGCAAGCAACCTAATGTGCAG TTGAGTTTGTGCGGATTACTGAACTTCATAGATGGGTTATGGTCGAGTTGTGGAGACGAGAGAATCATCATACTGACCACCAACCACAAGGAGAGGCTTGACCCGGCACTGTTGAGGCCTGGAAGAATGGACATGCACATTCACATGTCTTATTGCTCCTACCACGGCTTCAAGGTTTTGGCCTCAAACTACTTGGACGTTTCTTGGGATCATCACCTGTTTGGGGAGATTGAAGGCCTGATAGAGGGCACGCACATAACCCCAGCACAAGTTGCAGAGGAATTGATGAAGAGCGAAGATGCTGAGGTTGCACTAGAAGGATTCCTGAAGGTGCTTAAGCGAAAGAAGATGGAAGGTGATGTGTCTGAGAATGATGGTTCAGATAAAACAGAACTTAACCAATCTAAAAGGTCCAAAGTTGGTTCCACGCAGAAAAGATCAGTTTGTATCAGCAAGAGAAAAAATAGTACGGGTACTAAGAGAGGGAGAAGAGCACGTACTTTGcaataa